TCTGCCATCCGCGCCCTGGAAACCGGCAGCCCGCCGAGTGTCTATTTGCCGCCCGAGGCCGTCGATCAGTCACTGCTGGAACCCTCGCAGCGCCGCACCCTATGCGAATGGAAAGGGCAGGCGGAGTATTTTCACGTCAAAGGCCCGCAGGGACTCATTCGCGATGCCCTGTGGCGCTATCCCCAAGCGTGGGATGAAGCGGCCGTGATCGCCGGCTATTTCTCCTGCTACCCCGTGCGGCTTGATTGCTTCGTCGGCGGCGAACGGGTGCGCCCCCAGGCCGGCGGCTATTATGGCGGCTGGATCACCGATGATGTGGTGGGTCCGTTCAAGGGCGAGCCGGGCACCGGGCATTGGTAAGACGGCTGACTGACCGCCAGGATGGAGAAGCATGCCTCTCCGGCTCGCTTCACACGCCTTGGCCAGAACAAAGCATGCAGGTTTTCGGCATCGATTTCACCAGTCGCCCGCGGCGGGGCAAGCCCATCACCTGTCTGCCATGTCGGCTGCAAGGCGAGCGGCTCGTCGCCGGCTCTCTCGCATGCTGGAGCGATTTCGCCTCCTTTGAATCCTTCCTGACGCAGCCCGGCCCCTGGATCGCCGGCCTGGATTTTCCCTTCGGTCAGTCGCGCACCTTTCTCACCAACATCGGCTGGCCCATGACCTGGTCCGGCTACGTGCGTCACGCCGAAACCCTGGGACGCACGGGCTTTCGCCAGGCGCTCGACGCCTACCGCGCCCAACGGCCCGCTGGGGACAAGGAACATCGTCGCGCCACCGATCAGGCCGCCGGGGCCATCAGCCCGCAGAAGCTCCATGGTACCCCGGTCGGACTGATGTTCTTCGAGGGTGCGCCCCGGTTGCTGCGCGCCGGCGTGACGATCCCCGGCATCCATGCCGGCGACCCCGGGCGCCTGTGCGTCGAAGCCTATCCCGGCTTGCTCGCGCGCGCATTGATCGGACGCCGATCCTACAAGCAGGATGATCCCAAGAAACAGAGCCCCGCGCGGGAACAAGCGCGCCGCGAACTGCTGACGGCGATCCTGGACGGCGCCACCCGCGCGGCCTATGGTCTGACGATTGAAGCCCCAGCCAGCCTGGCCGATGATCCCAGCGGCGATAGCCTGGATGCCTTGCTCTCCGCCATCCAGGCCGCCTGGGCCTGGAGGCAGTGGGCGGATGATCTTGGTCAGCCCGCCGCGCCAGAAGCCACGAGGTCCTGGTCCATGTCCACAATCGACCCGCTCGAAGGCTGGATCGCTGATCCGCACCTGGTGCATGGACCACCAAGCCCAAAATCTGCCGCGACTTGACCAGAGGGTCCTTGGGGATCAGGCTTCCCAAGATGTCCGCCCAATCACCAATACTCCCGTCAGATCCGCTGGATCGCATCCAGGGCGCCTTGCTCGGTGTGGCCCTAGCCGACGCCTGGGGCGCGCCCCACGAAGGCGGACCACTCGAAGGACTGCTGTGGCGCGTCATCGGCACCCGTCAGGGCCGACGACAGATCGATCTCGCCCGAGGCGCTGAGCCCCTAAGCCCCTGACCCAATTCGAGCAGCCGCCACCCAACCAGCTCGATGTCACGCCTGATCCTGCATGTCGACCTCGATGCCTTCTTCGCGGCCATCGAGCAGCGCGACCACCCCGAGTGGCGCGGTCGTCCGCTGGTGGTCGGCGCCCAGCCCGGCGGTCGCGGCGTGGTCGCGACCTGCTCCTACGAAGCGCGCCGCTTCGGCGTGCATTCCACGATGCCGATCACCCAGGCCGCGCGCCGCTTGCCGCCGGATGCCGTCTATGTCCGCCCGCGCATGGCGCAGTATGCCCAGGTCTCTGAGCAGATCATGGTGGTGCTTGCGACCATCTCACCGCAGATTGAACGGGTCTCGA
Above is a genomic segment from Thiorhodovibrio litoralis containing:
- a CDS encoding DUF427 domain-containing protein, which translates into the protein MPAHQSSLQACRDAWQYRGQQRPPFAQVPEPGQESVWDYPRPPIYRPDDRLITVHAGESRIANTESAIRALETGSPPSVYLPPEAVDQSLLEPSQRRTLCEWKGQAEYFHVKGPQGLIRDALWRYPQAWDEAAVIAGYFSCYPVRLDCFVGGERVRPQAGGYYGGWITDDVVGPFKGEPGTGHW
- a CDS encoding DUF429 domain-containing protein, which codes for MQVFGIDFTSRPRRGKPITCLPCRLQGERLVAGSLACWSDFASFESFLTQPGPWIAGLDFPFGQSRTFLTNIGWPMTWSGYVRHAETLGRTGFRQALDAYRAQRPAGDKEHRRATDQAAGAISPQKLHGTPVGLMFFEGAPRLLRAGVTIPGIHAGDPGRLCVEAYPGLLARALIGRRSYKQDDPKKQSPAREQARRELLTAILDGATRAAYGLTIEAPASLADDPSGDSLDALLSAIQAAWAWRQWADDLGQPAAPEATRSWSMSTIDPLEGWIADPHLVHGPPSPKSAAT